From the Xylocopa sonorina isolate GNS202 chromosome 9, iyXylSono1_principal, whole genome shotgun sequence genome, the window AGCAATACTGTCGTTATCTTCAACGTTTTTAGATGTATCCGCGGTAGGTAGCATTACTATGCTTCCACAATTTTTGCAATGTCTAGATCTTTTTACGGCATCCTTTGGCGTTTCAACTTTGTGTTGTCTAACTATCGCGTTGATCGCATCCTTGTTCAGTTTTCTCAGAGTACTGGTTACATCTGACTTTTTTGGGATTTCCTTTAACAACACCTCCTCGTTCGAAATCGTACCTGTGGCGCAATTTTCCATCACAGCTTCCGACTTCATCTCGTCAATACGTTCCTCCTCGTTTCGCTCGCTCGATAAGAAAGTTTCCTTCCGATTTTCCTTCTCGCTTTCTACGCTTTTCCTGTTGCAACAAGGAAATACATGAAATATAATCCGTTGTTCCAATTTTTGGTGATTTAGAAAGACTTGACGGATTAGAATCGTATTGCTAGCTCTCACGTGGATGTCCAGGACCCCTTCTCTCCCACTGCTCGAGCCACTGCATTGTTTTCCTTACGTCCCGTTAATTTCTCGTGTTCAGCAGCAACGGAGGTGTCAGTTTTCTCCTCTGTGTTTTCGTTGGACGACTTCCGGTGCTTTTTATTCTTCCTGCCTTTAGCGTGCTTCTTAGGTGGCACGATTTGTTTGGATAGTTTCAGAAGACTGATCGGAATTACCTCGTCCACGTTTTCCGTCGTCTTCACGTAATTCGATAGCTCCTCGTCGAGGCCAATATCACACTCGCTCTTGCTCTGCATTACTTTTGGCGGAACTAGTTCCACGATCTCCTTGTCTCTAAGAAAAAAGACAATTTTTCATTAAGTTTAAAGTTATTTTTCACCTGTTTAACTCAAGCAAGTTAAAATATGAGAGAAACATCGAAATTTCTTTTCTTAACAACCTTCCCTCATCGATCACAGTCTCCTTTTGATCGTCTTCCGTCTCCTTGTGCAAAGTAATGTTTATCTGTTTCACACCAGAAACCATAGTATCCTCTTCCGAGAGCTTCTTCGGGTTTTCCTCTACAGAACTAGACGATCCAACGGAACTGAAAGCTTCTTCGAAAGTATCGTCATCGTACTGACTCTTCTGAACCTCTTTGGACGAAACATTCTCCACGGAATCTTCCTTGTTCATCGCGTTCGACAATTCAGTATTACTTTCTCTTCTTTCATCGCTTATCTTGATTGCTTCCTCTATCGTAGTCTCATTGTTATCAGTATTCGACAGTGGTACGCTGTCTTCGACCGCCGTCACTTCCGGTACGTTCAATTTCCCGTCGCTTTTCCTCGAGGAAGACTCGCTAACAGACTTAATTGCTTCTGAAATTATGTCAGAAACGTCTGAACGCTGGGAAAGCGCCGTGTTGACGGAAAGCTCATCGCCATCCCTCGGGAAATCCTCGTCTCTCGATACAAGATCCTTAGCGCTGGCCTTGGAGGTGGTTCCCAAGGTTGGGAGACTCTCGGGAGATTCGTTCGTTTCTAAAACATCACTTTCTTCCTCGACATCGACGTTCTTATTGCTTTCTAACATTGATCTCATTTCAGAATGTACTCTCGAAGATTGATTCAAAGTCACAGAGTCACTGACGGAAGATCCATCAACTTCTGCTGGATTAATCGGAATCTTGACCTC encodes:
- the LOC143427167 gene encoding uncharacterized protein LOC143427167, which codes for MLHSKATAALMRLKEMDKKYNIKRNEGRRVQSYTSAEGPLENSSKSQQVKSKAFSDNGRSSDGKNYPVTVVEEEPRTKVPFKSKVEVKIPINPAEVDGSSVSDSVTLNQSSRVHSEMRSMLESNKNVDVEEESDVLETNESPESLPTLGTTSKASAKDLVSRDEDFPRDGDELSVNTALSQRSDVSDIISEAIKSVSESSSRKSDGKLNVPEVTAVEDSVPLSNTDNNETTIEEAIKISDERRESNTELSNAMNKEDSVENVSSKEVQKSQYDDDTFEEAFSSVGSSSSVEENPKKLSEEDTMVSGVKQINITLHKETEDDQKETVIDEGRDKEIVELVPPKVMQSKSECDIGLDEELSNYVKTTENVDEVIPISLLKLSKQIVPPKKHAKGRKNKKHRKSSNENTEEKTDTSVAAEHEKLTGRKENNAVARAVGEKGSWTSTKSVESEKENRKETFLSSERNEEERIDEMKSEAVMENCATGTISNEEVLLKEIPKKSDVTSTLRKLNKDAINAIVRQHKVETPKDAVKRSRHCKNCGSIVMLPTADTSKNVEDNDSIALSTENVKTTKDFSHDQRIKEKKAKSKKAVRSSKNRKSSNYNKVDAKHSRFDCRQAHRLRKHATAFRLQQEREDIRNYLLELERTRLEFGPGETGISHHLSAFKQLEFPKIAAFVKPDLEDSNFRAKDEITRLQERILMIRQWLKDQYILYRDYSSLAQTVNSKYIPASLEDAKKTIRQLQRATIKSR